Proteins co-encoded in one Clarias gariepinus isolate MV-2021 ecotype Netherlands chromosome 13, CGAR_prim_01v2, whole genome shotgun sequence genomic window:
- the bub1bb gene encoding mitotic checkpoint serine/threonine-protein kinase BUB1 beta, whose translation MAEGEVEWELCKENIQPLRRGRAISALHQALAQQQEGTTSAISQQKQAYELELRMYDGDDPLDVWDRYIKWIEQTYPQGGKESGLTILLETAVMKFTEEKKYYNDSRYIDLWIKFAENSSDPLDVYRYMQAQGIGTMQASFYIAWSEEYEKRGNPRLADNIFQEGLKCRAEPLDRLQQFHKALQARVCRQMMTSLNDQDTDDEEPEPQRASLTELKAKGKKKAVAPISRATGTVGYARGLQFKQPAAPSQNSRLVIFDENKEHPEPQELKLESWASHPTAKAKENEQKPDKWANVKLPQKSRFGYSVVAPPPKPTFQPFVEESDQPPVVMPCKINPTVNSVLSARKPRREEQTPLKRLQERHQHMQLQQEDEDKTGEKSMYCKELLFSGVTEFCFEELRGERYRQKCSQRLEAASSEASSQEPPHTSQKE comes from the exons ATGGCTGAGGGAGAAGTGGAGTGGGAGTTATGCAAAGAGAACATCCAGCCTCTGAGACGTGGCCGAGCCATCTCCGCCCTGCATCAAGCGCTCGCCCAGCAGCAAGAGGGTACCACTAGTGCCATCAGCCAACAAAAACA AGCATACGAGTTAGAGCTTCGAATGTATGATGGCGATGACCCTCTTGATGTGTGGGATAG GTACATAAAATGGATTGAGCAGACTTACCCACAGGGTGGTAAGGAGAGTGGTTTGACCATTCTTCTGGAAACAGCAGTTATGAAgtttacagaagaaaaaaagtattataacGATTCCCGTTACATCGACCTTTGGATCAAATTT GCTGAAAACTCTTCCGATCCACTGGATGTCTACCGGTATATGCAGGCTCAGGGAATAGGGACAATGCAGGCATCTTTTTATATTGCTTGGTCTGAAGAGTATGAAAAAAGAGGAAACCCACGGCTGGCTGACAACATATTTCAAGAAGGGCTCAAATGTAGGGCTGAACCTCTGGACAGGCTACAACAGTTTCACAA GGCTTTACAGGCACGTGTTTGTAGGCAGATGATGACGTCATTAAATGATCAGGATACAGATGATGAGGAACCGGAGCCTCAGAGGGCTTCACTTACAGAGCTGAAGGccaagggaaagaaaaaagctgttgctcccatcagtaGGGCGACTGGAACTGTTGGCT ATGCCAGGGGTCTGCAGTTTAAACAACCAGCTGCGCCAAGTCAGAACAGTCGTCTTGTAATATTTGATGAGAACAAGGAGCATCCCGAGCCTCAGGAACTCAAATTAGAAAGTTGGGCGTCCCATCCAACTGCCAAGGCCAAGGAGAATGAACAGAAACCTGATAAATGGGCAAATGTTAAG TTGCCCCAGAAGTCCAGATTTGGTTATAGTGTCGTCGCGCCACCGCCAAAGCCAACTTTCCAGCCCTTTGTGGAGGAGAGTGATCAACCCCCTGTTGT AATGCCATGTAAGATCAACCCAACCGTGAACAGTGTTCTTTCAGCAAGAAAGCCCCGTCGTGAGGAGCAAACACCACTAAAGAGGCTACAAGAGAGGCACCAGCACATGCAGCTTCAGCAGGAAGATGAAGACAAAACTGGAGAAAAGAGCATGTACTGCAAGGAACTGCTGTTCAGTGGTGTCACTGAGTTTTGTTTTGAAGAGCTGCGTGGTGAACGATACCGCCAGAAATGCAGCCAGAGACTGGAAGCTGCCAGCAGTGAAGCAAGCAGCCAAGAACCACCACACACTAGTCAAAAAGAGTGA